The Cytobacillus oceanisediminis genomic interval ACTCAGGGTACCCTGGACATACGGATGTGTCCGGGTATCAGCTGGAGTGGCTTTTTTTATTGAACTTTTATCCTTCTGAGTACCTAAATCAAGCCTATTAAGATATAATATGGTTAGTAATCAAATGAAATAGAGGATGAAATCGAATGGACTTTGTATTAATTTCATCAATCGGTGCCGTTTTTATGGCGATCTTCGTGATGTTCATCCGCATGAAGGCCGCAAAGAAGCCGGCTTCCGCCAAGAAAATCATCTTGCCGCCGATTTTTATGAGCACAGGTGCTCTTATGTTTGTCGTTCCTTATTTTCGCGTTACCCCAATGGAGATCCTGGAAGCAGCCACAGTTGGAATGCTGTTTTCCATCCTTTTAATTAAAACATCCTCCTTTGAAATCAGGGACAGCGATATTTATCTGAAGCGTTCCAAAGCATTCGCTTTTATATTGATAGGATTGCTTGTAATCCGGATTATTGGAAAAATGGTCCTTAGCTCAACGATTGACTATGGTCAGCTGAGCGGCATGTTCTGGATTCTCGCATTTTCGATGATTGTTCCGTGGAGGATAGCGATGTATATGAATTACCGGAAGATTCATCAGGAGCTGCATGGGTCGGGGAATCCGAAAACAACTTGATAGAATGAAAGCCGCCGGGCATGGGCTCGGCGGATTTTTGTGTTCGGATTAATGGACACCATTTTTGGGGTCCCAAAGTCCATACATCTTCCTGATTTCTACGATTTGGCCGATATGATAGGCGTTGTGGATGGTTAGATTGGAAATGACAGACGACCAGGATTCAATGGGTTCCTTATAGGCGGACGAAAGCAATTTTTCTTCATTGCATTCTTTCAGGGTTTTGATCCATTCAAACAATACGTTTTGAAGAGCTTTTATGGCAGATTGCCAATCCTCTTCCGTAACGGATTCATTGATGCTGAATGTTTCGTCATTGGCGATATGGGTTTGGGCGAGCGGCAATTCTTTGAATCTTGATAGATAGCGGTCATTCCAGAAGGTAAGGTGGGTGACGATCTGCCAGACCGAATTGGCTGTTCCAGACTTGAATGATGCTTCTTTTGCTGATAGTCCTTCGATGGCAGCTGATAACGGGACAAACCAATTGGGCTGGTCGAGCAGGCGGATAGTTGTTTTAATAAGACTTCTTTTGTGGTCATTGGATTTCTCCTTTTTGGGTAGAGTACTCTTCATTTCTATTCAATAAAGTTGGAGAGTATCCTTCTTAAAGCCCGGAATAATAAAAAACCATTCCGCAGATCCGAAATGGTTTAGAATAAATGTTCGTATGGAGTCATGTTTATCTGTTTTTCAGTCAATTTCTTTCGCAGGAATTTGTGATCCCTTTTTGGAGTGGCTAGAATATAGCCTCGAATCAGGAGGTCCTGATTAATTTGTGCTGCCTTTTCCTTTAGGGCAAGTTCGCCGATTTTTCCGGCTATTTTCATTCTTGCTACATCCCTGAACAGTTCAGGCACTGGACTTACAAGATCCTCCAGCAGATCCTTTTCCTTCTGCTGCCAAAGATGGCGCGTCTCATTGACATAATGCTCTTCCCAATCCAAATCCGATTTGCCATCTTCTTTCGGCATGCGCTTTAAGAATTTGCGGAACATAAAAAAGCCGCCGATCGCGAAGAAAGAAATCAAAACAACAACCCAAAACAATATAAAATACATAAACCAGCCTTGTAGCATTTCCTTCACCTACACACATATTTTCCTGTCCTTATTATAAGCCTTGTCCCGCGATACGACAAGAAAGGAAGCGTTAGTCTTGAAAACAGAACCATTTGCCCTTATAATAGGAAGAGTCTTTACGGGGCTGATTGGGGTGCTGGTGCCCTCCACGGTCTTCAAAACCTAAAAGTTGCTAAATGTTGATATATCAAGGTTTTTAAAGGTTTTACATATGAAGTTCCCAACGGTCAAATATATAAAATTTACAGGTTACACACTAGACCGACTATGTGTGACCGTGTGAATTCCTCGTCTACCTCCACTATACCAAAATAGTAGGAGGTTTTATTATGTCTTCTTATTTCACTAGAAAGAAAGTAAAAACTAAGGGTGAGCAATACACCACTAGGAAACCTGTTTCCCCAGTAGATTTAACTCTAACGGAAATGTTTGAACGCTTCATGGACATCAAGAAAACAGAAGGGCTTGCAAAAAGAACAATTGATGACCATTATCTCCACTTCACTTACTTCTGTGAATTTATCCAACGTGATTTGAAAAATGAAGAAATAACAGTTGAAGTATTCAGGGATTATATCGCCTACATGCTTGAAGAAAGAGACTTATCTCCTGTGACTGTAAACATTAGAATTCGACCACTGAAAGCATTTCTAAGATACTCACATAAAGCAGGTTTTTTAAACTCTCCAATTCATGAAGATATTAAGATTTTAAAAACTCCAGAGGATACATTAGAATCTTTAACACCTGCTGAAATCAAATTAATACTAGGTCAAATAGATGACCGATATTATGCAGGCTTTAGGGATAAATGTGTTATTTTTACACTCCTAGACACAATGGTTAGAATATCTGAATTATTGGCTATAAAACGTGAAAATGTAGACCTTAAGCAAGGAACAATTAAATTGGAAGCCCATGAAACTAAAACTAAAAGGGCAAGGACTGTGCCTATTTCATCTAAGACAGTAAACTTATTAAGAGAATAT includes:
- a CDS encoding DUF2621 domain-containing protein, whose translation is MLQGWFMYFILFWVVVLISFFAIGGFFMFRKFLKRMPKEDGKSDLDWEEHYVNETRHLWQQKEKDLLEDLVSPVPELFRDVARMKIAGKIGELALKEKAAQINQDLLIRGYILATPKRDHKFLRKKLTEKQINMTPYEHLF
- a CDS encoding DinB family protein; translated protein: MKSTLPKKEKSNDHKRSLIKTTIRLLDQPNWFVPLSAAIEGLSAKEASFKSGTANSVWQIVTHLTFWNDRYLSRFKELPLAQTHIANDETFSINESVTEEDWQSAIKALQNVLFEWIKTLKECNEEKLLSSAYKEPIESWSSVISNLTIHNAYHIGQIVEIRKMYGLWDPKNGVH
- a CDS encoding tyrosine-type recombinase/integrase, with the protein product MSSYFTRKKVKTKGEQYTTRKPVSPVDLTLTEMFERFMDIKKTEGLAKRTIDDHYLHFTYFCEFIQRDLKNEEITVEVFRDYIAYMLEERDLSPVTVNIRIRPLKAFLRYSHKAGFLNSPIHEDIKILKTPEDTLESLTPAEIKLILGQIDDRYYAGFRDKCVIFTLLDTMVRISELLAIKRENVDLKQGTIKLEAHETKTKRARTVPISSKTVNLLREYISETEGYNNELLFLSFNGDELAANTVRRALMTYARSAGISKRVSPHTWRHTGALLYILNGGDPFSLQKILGHADMSMVRKYIQMTNQDIKSQHNYFSPLKAVFK
- a CDS encoding CcdC family protein — encoded protein: MDFVLISSIGAVFMAIFVMFIRMKAAKKPASAKKIILPPIFMSTGALMFVVPYFRVTPMEILEAATVGMLFSILLIKTSSFEIRDSDIYLKRSKAFAFILIGLLVIRIIGKMVLSSTIDYGQLSGMFWILAFSMIVPWRIAMYMNYRKIHQELHGSGNPKTT